The genomic segment GTGCATTTCTGGCAAAATATATATTAAACACGTTAAATTATCCTAAGAATTATTCGAATATGTTTTTAATTGCATCATTTTCACTTTTTATAGCTTCTTTAGGTTTTTGGTTGATAAAAGAAAAGGAAATTGATACAAATAAGAAATTTCCTTCTTTTATAGAAGTGGTAAAAAATATACCAGAGATTTTATCTAAGGACAGAAATTTATTGAATTATGTAATTTTTAGTAATTTAACTGGATTTGGCCTTATTATTATACCTTTTTATATTTTGCTTGCAAAAAATTCATTTTCAGATTCAAAAAATATGATAGGAAATTTTTTATTATTGCAAATGATAGGAATAGTTCTTGCAAGCATTGTCTGGGGAAAAATCTTGCATAAGAAAGGGTATAAACACGTATTGTTTTTTTGTTCGGTTATGGGGATAGTTCTTCCTATATTATCATTGTTTTTAAGTAAAACAACACCTTATATATATTCTATGATTTTTTTGATATCAGGGTTTACATTGAGTGCAAGACAGATGAGTTTTGAAGGCGTTTTAATTGAAATTAGCACTCATGAAAATAGAGCTTTATATGTTGGTATATCTGGAGCGTTAAATATAGTCACAGCTATCTTGCCTTTAATTATAGGTACAATAATTAAATACTTAGGTTTTAATTTGGTAATGCCTTTTGTAAGCGTGATGATAATAATTAGCTTATATTTCTTGGTTAAAATTGAATTGCATACTTAGAAATATAACAATACCCTTTTATAAAAGTTATAAAAGGGTATTAATTTTTGACTTTTTTTATCACATATATATTAAATTGACAGATAAATATTTATATGATATAATAAAGAAGAAGATATTTTTAATCACATGTGAATATTATAACTTTTTGGAGGTGATTATATGAAGTATGATATTATTGTAATTGGTGGAAGTGCAGCGGGGTTAATAGCAGCAATAACATCGAGAAAGTTGTATAGAGATAAAAAAATTCTTGTTATCAAAAAATTGGAGAAAGAACTGGTTCCATGTGGTATACCATATATCTTTCATACATTGGGGGCAGTGGAGAAAGATTATATGGGAATAGAGGAAAAATTTAAAGCTAACAATATCGATGTTTTAATTGACGAAGTAATAGATGGAAATGTTAAAAGTAAGAGGGTATTAACAAAGGGTGGAAAAGAATTTGAGTATGATAAATTAATTATTGCAACAGGCTCAACGCCTTTTGTTATTCCAATTCCTGGACGCGATCTGGAAAATGTAATGACTATTCCGAAAAATTATAAGTATTTAGGTAATGTTCATGAAAAGATCAAAAATGCAAAAAATGTAATTATTATTGGTGGAGGTTTTATAGGCGTTGAAGTGGCTGATGAAATAAAAAAATCAGGAAAGAATGTAACCTTAATTGAAGCAAGGGATTACTTATTACCAGCTTCCTTTGATAGTGACTTTGGAGAAATTGCTAAACAAGAAATTGAAGGCGATAATGTAAAAGTGTTTCTAAGTACTAAAGTTAAAGAAATTGTTGGAAATGATAAAGTAGAAAAAGTTATTTTAGAAAATGGAGAAGAAATCCCTGCTGATGTTGTAATATTAGCAACAGGTTATAAACCTAATACTGAATTGGCAAAAAAATTAGGAATAAAAATTTCAGAATGGGGCTATATAGAGACAGATGATTATATGAGAACTTCTATAAAAGATGTATATGCTGCTGGTGATTGTGTTCAACATAAGGACTATTTTACAGGTAAACCTTCAAGATTAATGTTGGCTTCCGCAGCGGTGTTTGATGCAAGAATAGCTGCTTCTAATTTATATAAATTGAAATTATTAAGAACAAATAAAGGATCATTAAATGCATATTCTACAATGATTGGAAGTAAAGCCTTTGCTGCTGCAGGAATAACAGAAGCTGTTGCTAAAGAAGAAGGTTTTGATGTTATTGTAGGAAGAGCGGAGGTTGTTGATAGGCACCCAGGTAAGTTTGCTGATGCTTCCAAAATTATAATGAAATTGATATTCTCAAAAGAATGCGGTTTGCTATTAGGTGCTCAAATTGTTGGTGGAAAAAGTGTTGGAGAAATAATAAATATTATTAGTTTAGCAATACAAAAAGAAGTAAATGTGAAAGACCTTCTTACAATGCAGATAGGGACACATCCATTATTAACAGCAGCGCCAACAGTTTATCCTCTTTCAATAGCTGCTGAACAAGCATTAGCTCAAATGTAATTCTAGAATTAAAACTGCCAGGAATCTGGCAGTTTTTTAGTTCGCACATAAAATTACACAAATTATTTAAAGGTAATACAAAAAATTTATTAGTTATTTTGTTTCAAGGGAAGGAGTAAAATCCATTTGCTCTATTTTTTTAGAAAAAACTATAACATCCAGTATTATCAATAAACTTATAGCTAAAAATATCCAATGCACTTCAACTCTATCTACAATCATTCCAATTACAAGCATTCCAAGTGGCGTTGCAGCTTGAAATATTACCCCTAATGCTGAAAATATTTTTGATCTGTTTTCATTAGGTATAATTCGTTGAAAATATACGCTTATGGGTGTATTTATAAAAGCATTTGTTATCCCCATTAACATTAGCAACGCACCAACCACAAGAAATATACTCCATATACTATTAAATTTACTTAAAAAACGCGGAAGCAAAACAACGGCTATTAGTAAATTTAAAAATACCATACCATAAATTCCATTTCTAAATAATTTTTTGCTTTCTCTTTTTGAAAAAAATACTGCCAGTAATATATTACCTACTAAAATCCCCAGAGTCCACATCATTTCAAGAAGCCCATATTGTTGGGGTGAGAATCCTATCACTTCTCTAAATGTATAAGGGAACAATACTGCAAACATTGGATTAAACAATAAATTCAAAAAAATTGCCATAAGAATTAAATTTTTTAAAACATAATTATTGAAAATATAGCTCATTGATTCTTTAAGATCATTAAATATTATTTTTGCATTTATTTCTGCAGTTAAAGTGCTTGTTTTCCTATATTTTATAAACATTTCACTAAATGCTGATAATATAAAAGAAATCCCATTTAAAATAAAAACCCATTGCATTCCAAAAAGACCATAAATAACCCCGCCTAAAACAGGACCCATTATCATTGAAGCACTACTAATACTTTCTGTTACAGAATTAGCTTTCATTAAATCTGATTTAGAAACAAGGTCAGGAAGCATTGCGCTTGTAGCCGCTCCAAAAAAACTATCAAGAATAGATATTAAAACCTGCGTGATAAATAATACAATTAAATTTATTTTTCCAATATATGTCATATATGCAAGAAATAATATAATTATTCCCCTGACATAATCCATTGAAACCATAATATTTTTTCTGTTATATCTATCGCCAAGTACTCCGGCAAATGGGGCAATTATTAAAGCTGGTATCATGCTTATCATTGCAAATAATCCCATTTTAGTTCCAGAACCTGTTAAATCCAATATAAATAAAGGCATTGCTACCATTTGAATACCACTACCAACTAAGGATACCATTCTTCCAATAACATAAAGTAAAAAATTTCTTTTTTGTATTTTATTCATAAATAATCACATCCCTAAATTTGATATCTTTTCATTTCAATTAAAATATCCTTTAGATTTTCCATTTCTTCAAATCCTTCATAATACGATTTAATTCTTCTTTTTCTATTCTTCAATTCTCTCTTTTCAAACATAACTTCACCTCCTAAAATTGATATTTTTTCATTTCAAGTAAAACTTTTTCTAAATTCACCATTTCATTAAATCCTTCATAATACGATTTTGTTTTTTTAAATTTCATATGATCACCCCCGAAAAATTTTTATTCATACTTTTAGTTTTTTAAAATTTTTAAAGTAAGATTTTAAATTTCGAATATATTATATCAATTTTTTTAAATGTTGTCAAGTGCCATTTTGTTTTTTTGATTTTAAAATATATTTTTTATAAAATCATTCTCTATAAGTTCAATATATTTAATTCTAAACTTAATAATTTCAAATAGGTAGTATAATATAAACTGTGTAAAAATAAAAAAAGGTAGAGAAAAATAAAAAGAAAGTGAAAAAGAAAAGAACGATTTTTAGTGGAAGAATAGCAATGCCAAGAAAAAGGAAAGAAGAAAATGAAAAAATTCTTGGTAATGTTGATAGAGAATTCATATATATACCAAGCTCCAAGTTTTGAAGCTGCTGAGACTGCAATTGCAGAATTTGAAACAAAATTGGGAACCCGATTACTTTAAATATTCAGAACCTATTAGAAAGCTGATATATACCACAAATATTATCAATTTACACAGAATTTTGGATAATTCCAAAGAAAGAATGGGTGTTACCCATTCTTTTATTGAGTATTTTGTATTAATTGTTTTGCTTCTTCTAATGTTGGAATTTTTCCTGAAATTACAACTTTTCCATCAATTGCAACTGCAGGTGTGGCCATAATTCCTTTTGAAATAATCTTATTAATATCTGTTTCATATATTAATTCTACTTCCTTTCCTGTTTCCACCACAGCCATCTGCATAATTTTATATGTTTGTTTACATCTTGGACATCCTGATCCTAAAACTTCTATTCTCATATTAAAACCTCCTTAAAATAAATTTCCATAAATTATTCCCCATGCTGTTGAGAAAATTATTACCAACATAAAATAAGTAAAGGCTTTCTTTTTCCCCATTAATTTAGTTAATACAATCATATTTGGTAAACTTAATGTATATCCAGCCATAAATAATGCCAAAGCTGGCCCTTTTCCCATACCTAATGACATTAAAGATTGTATTATTGGAACTTCTGTTAATGTTGCAAAATACATTAATGCACCAAAAATAGAAGCAAAAAAATTTGAAAAAAATCTATTTCCACCCAATAATGTTTGAACTATATTTTCTGGAAGAGAAACAGATATCACTCCAGCGATAAATACACCTATAAATAAATAGGGTAATATTTTTTTTGTAAAATCCCATGTTTCATATATGTAATTTTTTCTATGTTTCTCATCAAAAGTAAACGCCATTATTACAGAAACGATACCAAATACGATCATTAAAATAGTTTTTACTATCAAATCAATCTTCAAACTGCCTGTAATTAAGAAAAGCAATTGAAAAATTAGAAATAATAATGTTTTTCTCAAGGGAATTTTTTCACTTTCTTCAAAATAAAAACCCCCTTTACCTGTTTCTTTGAAAATATTTTGCATTATAAGTCCTATTAATATTGCCGATATTATAGTTGCAAATAACCTAAAAAATGATAAATTCCATCCCAATACTGTTCCAGTTAAAAATATAGCTGCAATATTAATTGCGGGACCTGTAAACAAAAAAGCTATTGCCGGTCCAATTCCAGCTCCTCTTTTATATATACCACCAAAAAGGGGAAGAATAGTGCAAGAACAAACAGCCAAAATACCTCCAGATATTGCAGCAACAGGATATGCAATAATTTTTTTCGCTTGAGGACCTAATAATTTTAATATTGCGTCTTTACTTACAAAAACAGAAATGGTTCCAGCAATAAAAAAAGCTGGCACAAGACATAGCAGAACATGTTGCCTTGCATAATCATGAAGCATCTCGAAACCACCAATTAAAGCTTTATGAACATGAACGTTATCAAAGGGTATAAAAAAGAAAGTTAAAAAAATAACGATTATAAAGAGGAAAAACCTTATTTCGGTTTTCAATTTTCATCACCTCATTACTATTTGTTTTGTATTATACATTTTCCGTTAATTATAGAAACATGTTTTGATTTTTCAATATCATCATTAAACTCAATATTTAAATCATTTAATAAAAATCTAAAAAATGAATATTTATTAAAAAACTCATCATTAATTCTATATGTAGTAAATAACATTTCTTTTTGTGGTATAAGTAAATTTATTAATTTCATTTTTGAAATATGTCTGGAAATAGTTGATTGAGGCAGTTCTAGTATAGCAGTTAATTCACATACACATCGTGGTTTTTTATATAATAAATTTAAAATTCTTAAACGTGTTTTCTCTGCTAAAATTTTCATTAATTGTTCCATGATTTCACCCCTTCTTGATATCCGGATATCCGGATATATGATAACAATTTTATATTAAGGTATTTATACAAAATGGTAAAGAATACTATATAAAATATATTATAAATCTTAGTAATATAAAAAAACGAGGCATTTTTGCCTCGTTTTTAGAATTTAGATTATTTTCCCATATAACTGAAGTATACTGACATTCTATAACCATCTCTAAATATTATAAATCCTATATAATCACCTTTTTTGATTTTTGATACTAATTTTTGAAATTCCTTAATGGATTGTAATTTTTCACCTTTTCCGTTAACGTACATTTCCATAATGATATCGCCTTTTTTGATATTTACATATTGCGCTTCTGATCCGTCTTTTACATCTTCAACCATTACGCCATACATGTCTTTTGGAAGTTTATACTCATTAATATCTTCTGGTGTTAAATCGCGTACTTTTAATCCAAGATAATAATCATTTGTAGCTTTTGCAAATTCAGCTCTTTCGGCTAAAGTTATTTCATAGGTTATTTCTTTGCCTTTTCTATTAACAACAACATCTATTTTTTCACCAGCTGGATATGTTTTTACTATGTATACCAATTCATCAGCGCTGTTTA from the Marinitoga sp. 1197 genome contains:
- a CDS encoding MFS transporter, translated to MENIKRNFYAFIWHAIFLAIASSFIEINTVIPSLILKAGGGEIVLGIVTAITVGVPLLAQLFFASFLVSKKRKKPYLLTGIYLRIFSLLAIGLILTLSIPDKILLVLIIIIISIFSFSGVFAGVSYTDLLGKSIPTKEIQRKFMSYRQISRSFFALISAFLAKYILNTLNYPKNYSNMFLIASFSLFIASLGFWLIKEKEIDTNKKFPSFIEVVKNIPEILSKDRNLLNYVIFSNLTGFGLIIIPFYILLAKNSFSDSKNMIGNFLLLQMIGIVLASIVWGKILHKKGYKHVLFFCSVMGIVLPILSLFLSKTTPYIYSMIFLISGFTLSARQMSFEGVLIEISTHENRALYVGISGALNIVTAILPLIIGTIIKYLGFNLVMPFVSVMIIISLYFLVKIELHT
- a CDS encoding FAD-dependent oxidoreductase, producing MKYDIIVIGGSAAGLIAAITSRKLYRDKKILVIKKLEKELVPCGIPYIFHTLGAVEKDYMGIEEKFKANNIDVLIDEVIDGNVKSKRVLTKGGKEFEYDKLIIATGSTPFVIPIPGRDLENVMTIPKNYKYLGNVHEKIKNAKNVIIIGGGFIGVEVADEIKKSGKNVTLIEARDYLLPASFDSDFGEIAKQEIEGDNVKVFLSTKVKEIVGNDKVEKVILENGEEIPADVVILATGYKPNTELAKKLGIKISEWGYIETDDYMRTSIKDVYAAGDCVQHKDYFTGKPSRLMLASAAVFDARIAASNLYKLKLLRTNKGSLNAYSTMIGSKAFAAAGITEAVAKEEGFDVIVGRAEVVDRHPGKFADASKIIMKLIFSKECGLLLGAQIVGGKSVGEIINIISLAIQKEVNVKDLLTMQIGTHPLLTAAPTVYPLSIAAEQALAQM
- a CDS encoding MFS transporter, with amino-acid sequence MNKIQKRNFLLYVIGRMVSLVGSGIQMVAMPLFILDLTGSGTKMGLFAMISMIPALIIAPFAGVLGDRYNRKNIMVSMDYVRGIIILFLAYMTYIGKINLIVLFITQVLISILDSFFGAATSAMLPDLVSKSDLMKANSVTESISSASMIMGPVLGGVIYGLFGMQWVFILNGISFILSAFSEMFIKYRKTSTLTAEINAKIIFNDLKESMSYIFNNYVLKNLILMAIFLNLLFNPMFAVLFPYTFREVIGFSPQQYGLLEMMWTLGILVGNILLAVFFSKRESKKLFRNGIYGMVFLNLLIAVVLLPRFLSKFNSIWSIFLVVGALLMLMGITNAFINTPISVYFQRIIPNENRSKIFSALGVIFQAATPLGMLVIGMIVDRVEVHWIFLAISLLIILDVIVFSKKIEQMDFTPSLETK
- a CDS encoding thioredoxin family protein — translated: MRIEVLGSGCPRCKQTYKIMQMAVVETGKEVELIYETDINKIISKGIMATPAVAIDGKVVISGKIPTLEEAKQLIQNTQ
- a CDS encoding permease: MRFFLFIIVIFLTFFFIPFDNVHVHKALIGGFEMLHDYARQHVLLCLVPAFFIAGTISVFVSKDAILKLLGPQAKKIIAYPVAAISGGILAVCSCTILPLFGGIYKRGAGIGPAIAFLFTGPAINIAAIFLTGTVLGWNLSFFRLFATIISAILIGLIMQNIFKETGKGGFYFEESEKIPLRKTLLFLIFQLLFLITGSLKIDLIVKTILMIVFGIVSVIMAFTFDEKHRKNYIYETWDFTKKILPYLFIGVFIAGVISVSLPENIVQTLLGGNRFFSNFFASIFGALMYFATLTEVPIIQSLMSLGMGKGPALALFMAGYTLSLPNMIVLTKLMGKKKAFTYFMLVIIFSTAWGIIYGNLF
- a CDS encoding ArsR/SmtB family transcription factor yields the protein MEQLMKILAEKTRLRILNLLYKKPRCVCELTAILELPQSTISRHISKMKLINLLIPQKEMLFTTYRINDEFFNKYSFFRFLLNDLNIEFNDDIEKSKHVSIINGKCIIQNK